In Vibrio marisflavi CECT 7928, the following are encoded in one genomic region:
- the rsxA gene encoding electron transport complex subunit RsxA has product MTEYLLLMVGTVLVNNFVLVKFLGLCPFMGVSKKLETAIGMGLATTFVITLASICSYLVETYILYPLGIDYLRTMSFILVIAVVVQFTEMVVHKTSPTLYRLLGIFLPLITTNCAVLGVALLNINENHNFIQSIVYGFSAALGFSLVLILFASMRERIAAADVPAPFKGASIAMITAGLMSLAFMGFTGLVKV; this is encoded by the coding sequence ATGACCGAATATCTCTTGTTGATGGTAGGCACGGTTCTCGTCAACAACTTTGTACTTGTTAAGTTTTTAGGACTTTGCCCATTTATGGGTGTGTCCAAAAAGCTAGAAACAGCCATAGGCATGGGCCTTGCTACCACCTTTGTTATTACCCTTGCCTCAATATGCTCTTACCTTGTTGAGACCTATATTCTTTATCCTCTCGGTATTGATTATTTGAGAACCATGAGCTTTATATTGGTGATTGCCGTCGTCGTGCAATTCACTGAAATGGTTGTGCACAAAACTAGCCCGACGCTCTATCGCTTACTAGGTATCTTCCTTCCTCTGATCACCACAAACTGTGCTGTACTTGGTGTTGCGCTCTTAAACATCAATGAGAACCACAACTTTATTCAGTCTATTGTTTATGGGTTTAGTGCCGCGCTTGGTTTCTCTTTAGTATTAATTCTGTTTGCTTCAATGCGTGAGCGGATCGCCGCTGCCGATGTTCCTGCACCATTCAAGGGAGCTTCTATTGCGATGATCACAGCTGGCTTAATGTCGCTTGCCTTTATGGGCTTCACTGGTCTGGTGAAGGTGTAA
- the uvrB gene encoding excinuclease ABC subunit UvrB — MSKVFDLVSDYRPSGDQPSAINKLLEGLDSGLAHQTLLGVTGSGKTFTLANVIAEAQRPAIVLAPNKTLAAQLYGEMKSFFPNNAVEYFVSYYDYYQPEAYVPTTDTFIEKDSSVNAHIEQMRLSATKALLERKDAIIVASVSAIYGLGDPESYLQMMLHIRRGDILNQRDILRRLAELQYSRNEVAFQRGQFRVRGEVIDIFPAESDQDAVRIEMFDEEVECISIFDPLTGAIKQRDIPRYTIYPKTHYVAPRERILEAIEKIKQELRLRQTYLTDNNKLLEEQRISQRTQFDIEMMTELGFCSGIENYSRHLSGRNEGEPPPTLFDYLPHDGLLIIDESHVTVPQIGAMYKGDRSRKETLVEFGFRLPSALDNRPLKFEEFESLAPQTIFVSATPGNYELEKSSDDVADQVVRPTGLLDPELEVRPVATQVDDLLSEIRIRAEKDERVLVTTLTKRMAEDLTEYLDEHDVKVRYLHSDIDTVERVEIIRDLRLGEFDVLVGINLLREGLDMPEVSLVAILDADKEGFLRSERSLIQTIGRAARNIQGKAILYADSVTKSMKKAMDETDRRREKQQAYNEENGITPTALKRSVQDIMELGDIAKSKKQKPSKQVPLSKVAEPSQSYQSLSPQDLEKEISKLEAQMYQHAQDLEFELAAEKRDKIEALRKQFISNS, encoded by the coding sequence ATGAGTAAAGTGTTTGATTTGGTATCTGATTATCGCCCATCAGGTGACCAGCCTAGTGCAATTAATAAATTGCTCGAAGGGTTAGATTCTGGCTTGGCTCATCAAACATTGTTGGGTGTGACTGGGTCGGGCAAAACTTTTACATTGGCAAATGTGATTGCAGAGGCTCAAAGACCAGCCATTGTTTTAGCGCCAAACAAAACACTCGCGGCACAGCTATATGGAGAGATGAAATCGTTTTTTCCTAATAATGCGGTTGAATATTTCGTCTCGTACTATGACTACTATCAACCTGAAGCGTACGTTCCAACGACGGATACATTTATTGAGAAAGACTCTTCGGTGAACGCGCATATTGAACAAATGCGCCTTTCCGCCACTAAGGCTCTACTGGAACGTAAAGATGCGATCATTGTTGCTTCTGTTTCTGCCATTTATGGTTTGGGCGATCCGGAATCGTACTTACAAATGATGCTGCATATTCGTCGTGGAGATATATTAAACCAGCGCGATATTTTACGTCGGCTTGCTGAGCTCCAATACTCACGTAACGAAGTCGCATTTCAGCGTGGTCAATTTCGTGTGCGTGGCGAAGTAATAGACATCTTTCCTGCCGAATCTGATCAGGATGCAGTGCGCATTGAAATGTTTGATGAAGAAGTGGAGTGCATCAGTATTTTTGATCCGCTAACAGGGGCAATTAAGCAAAGAGATATTCCGCGTTATACCATTTACCCTAAAACTCACTATGTAGCACCCAGAGAGCGTATTTTAGAAGCGATAGAGAAAATCAAACAGGAACTACGCCTTAGGCAAACCTATCTGACGGATAACAATAAATTACTGGAAGAACAACGAATAAGCCAAAGAACGCAATTCGATATTGAGATGATGACGGAACTTGGCTTTTGTTCAGGTATCGAAAACTATTCAAGGCACTTGAGTGGTCGAAACGAAGGAGAGCCGCCACCGACTTTGTTTGACTATTTGCCACATGATGGCTTGCTCATTATCGATGAGTCACATGTAACCGTTCCTCAAATAGGTGCTATGTACAAAGGAGACCGCTCTCGAAAAGAGACACTTGTAGAATTTGGTTTCCGACTTCCATCAGCTTTAGATAACCGACCACTCAAATTTGAAGAGTTTGAATCGCTTGCTCCTCAAACAATCTTTGTCTCCGCAACCCCTGGTAACTATGAACTTGAAAAATCATCGGATGATGTAGCAGACCAGGTGGTTAGGCCGACAGGCTTACTCGATCCTGAGTTGGAAGTACGCCCAGTAGCCACACAGGTTGATGACCTTTTGTCTGAAATCCGTATTCGAGCAGAGAAAGATGAAAGGGTGTTGGTTACGACTTTAACCAAGCGAATGGCTGAGGACTTAACTGAATACCTTGACGAACATGATGTGAAGGTGCGTTACCTGCACTCCGATATCGATACCGTGGAGCGTGTAGAGATTATACGAGACTTACGCTTGGGTGAGTTTGATGTATTGGTTGGGATCAACTTGCTCCGTGAGGGGCTTGATATGCCAGAAGTGTCGCTGGTGGCGATTTTGGATGCAGATAAAGAGGGCTTCCTACGCTCAGAGCGTTCGTTAATACAGACGATTGGCCGTGCAGCAAGGAATATTCAGGGTAAAGCTATCCTATATGCGGACTCGGTGACGAAATCGATGAAGAAAGCGATGGATGAGACCGATCGCCGTAGGGAAAAGCAGCAAGCCTACAACGAGGAAAATGGCATTACTCCAACCGCTCTTAAACGTAGTGTGCAAGATATCATGGAGCTTGGCGATATTGCTAAGTCCAAGAAGCAGAAACCTAGCAAGCAAGTTCCACTATCTAAAGTAGCCGAACCTTCACAAAGCTATCAATCGTTGTCTCCTCAAGATTTAGAGAAGGAAATATCTAAGCTAGAAGCACAAATGTATCAACACGCGCAAGATCTAGAATTTGAACTTGCTGCAGAAAAACGAGATAAAATTGAGGCTTTACGCAAACAGTTTATCTCGAACAGCTAG